The Streptomyces sp. NBC_00162 sequence GTGGAGTCCGCCGTGCACGAGCTCTGCCTCGACGCCATCGAGTCCGGCGAGGGCGGCCTGCACCGCTTCGGCTACAGCGACGACGACGCCTTCGCCGTGGGACTCACCTGCGGGGGAGTCCTCGACGTCCTGGTCACCCCGGTACGCGGCGGCGACCCCGTCCGGCCGGTCCTCGGCTCGGTGCTCGACGCCGCCGCCGGCGGTACGCGGGCCGCACTGGCCCGGGTGGTCTCCGGCCCGCCGTCGCAGCTCGGCCGGGCGCTCGCCGTCCACGCCGACGGATCGTACGAGGGCGGGCTGGGCGGCGGCGCCGCCCTGGACCGGGAGGCGGCCGAGCGGGTACGGGCCCTGCTGCTGGCGGGCCGCACCGGCACCGCCGAACTCGGCACGGCGGGCGGACTGTGCGGGGAGCCGCTGACCCTGCTGGTCGAGTCGGCCGCCGAGCCGCCCCGGCTGATCGTCTACGGGGCCATCGACTTCGCCGCCGCCCTCGCCCGGATGGGCGCCTTCCTCGGACACCGGGTCACCGTGTGCGACGCCCGGCCCGTCTTCGCGACCCCGGCCCGCTTCCCCGGCGCCGACGAGGTGATCGTCGACTGGCCGCACCGGCACCTGGCCGCGGAATGGGACGCGGGCCGGCTGGACTCCCGTACCGCCGTCTGCGTCCTCACCCACGACGCCAAGTTCGACGTACCGCTCCTGTCGCTCGCCCTGCGGCTGCCGCTGACCTACGTCGGAGCCATGGGATCGCGGCGCACCCACGCCGAACGGGTCGAGCGGCTGCGCGCGGAAGGAGTGCCGCAGGAGGCGCTGGACCGGCTGCGCTCCCCGATCGGCCTCGACCTGGGCGGCGGAACCCCGGAGGAGACGGCCCTGGCCATCGCCGCCGAGTTCACGGCGGTCCGGCACGGCGGATCGGCCCTCCCGCTGGTGGCCGGCCGCCGGCCGATCCACCGCCGCAGGACCAAGGTCCCGTAGGAAAGAACCAGACGGCCCGGAATGTCCTGGACGATCGGCCCGGGCGGCGTAAACCCCGGGTCATGGGAGAATGAAGTACGTGCGTTTCCTCGGCTGCCCTGTCGAGGCCATAGATGGATCCTTCGATCGACTGGGATGTTCAGCACGTGCGTTTCCTCAATGACCAGAAGCCGCCGTACGACCTGACGTACGACGATGTGTTCATGGTGCCGAGCCGCTCCGCGGTGGGCTCCCGTCAGGCCGTCGACCTTTCCGCGCCCGACGGCACCGGCACCACCATTCCGCTCGTCGTGGCGAACATGACCGCGATCGCGGGCCGCCGGATGGCCGAGACGGTCGCCCGCCGCGGCGGGATCGTCGTCATCCCGCAGGACATCCCGATCGAGATCGTCACCGACGTCATCTCCTGGGTGAAGACCCGCCACCACGTGCTCGACACCCCGATCACGCTGGCGCCCACCCAGACCGTCGCCGACGCGCTGTCCCTGCTGCCCAAGCGCGCCCACGGCGCCGGCGTCGTCGTCGACGACGAGGGCCGCCCGATCGGCGTCGTCACCGACCACGACCTCACCGGCGTGGACCGCTTCACCCAGCTCTCCGAGGTCATGTCGAAGGAGCTGCTGCTCATCGACGCCGACATCGACCCCCGCGAGGCGTTCAACAAGCTCGACGCGGGCCACCGCAAGCTGGCCCCGGCCGTCGACAAGGACGGCAAGCTCGTCGGCATCCTCACCCGCAAGGGCGCGCTGCGCGCGACCCTGTACACGCCGGCCACCGACGCGGGCGGGAAGCTGCGCATCGCGGCCGCCGTCGGCATCAACGGCGACTTCGCGGCCAAGGCCAAGCAGCTGCTCGACGCGGGCGTGGACACGCTCGTCATCGACACGGCGCACGGCCACCAGGAGTCGATGATCAACGCGATCAAGGCCGTCCGCGCGCTGGACCCGCAGGTCCCGATCGTGGCCGGCAACATCGTCGCCGCCGAGGGCGTGCGCGATCTGATCGAGGCCGGCGCGGACATCATCAAGGTCGGTGTGGGCCCCGGCGCCATGTGCACCACCCGCATGATGACCGGCGTGGGCCGCCCGCAGTTCTCCGCGGTGCTGGAGTGCGCGGCGGAGGCCAAGAAGTACGGCAAGCACGTGTGGGCCGACGGCGGCGTCCGTCACCCGCGTGACGTGGCGATGGCGCTTGCCGCCGGTGCGTCCAACGTCATGATCGGCTCCTGGTTCGCCGGTACGTACGAGTCCCCGGGTGACCTCCAGCAGTCCGCCGACGGGCGCCTGTACAAGGAGTCCTTCGGCATGGCCTCGGCGCGTGCGGTGCAGAACCGTACGAGCGAGGAGTCGGCCTACGACCGTGCCCGCAAGGGTCTGTTCGAGGAGGGCATCTCCACCTCGCGGATGTTCCTCGACCCGGCCCGTCCGGGCGTCGAGGACCTGATCGACTCGATCATCGCGGGTGTGCGGTCGTCGTGCACCTACGCCGGTGCGGGCTCCCTCGCGGAGTTCGAGGAGAAGGCGGTCGTTGGTGTCCAGTCGGCCGCTGGCTACGCGGAGGGCAAGCCGCTGCACGCCAGCTGGAGCTAGACCTCACTTTCCCGCAGCCCCCAGCCACCCGTTGGCCGGGGGCTGCGGTGTATCCGCGCGCGGGTCCGCTGCTGGGGGCTCCGCCCCCAGACCCCCGCGCCTCAAACGCCGGCGGGGCTGAATTTTGGCTGAGCTGCGCTCGCACGTGCCGCCCGGCGGCAAATCCAGCCTCGCCGGCGTTTGAGGCGCGGGGTCTGGGGCGGAGCCCCAGCAGGCGGCCCGCAGGGGGGACCGTTCGGCGCGCCGTTCGACCGGTTGGCGACCCGCAGGGCGGATACGTCAAGCGGCGGATAACTCCACGGCACGGCTCCGTCACGCTCAGGTCACCGACCTGGAAGGGGCACGCCGTGACCAGTACCAGCACCGCCGTGACCAGTACCAGCACCCTCCCCCGCCACACCGACGCACACGCACTCGCCCGGCTGCACAAGGAGCACGGCAAAGCCCTTTACGCCTTCCTCCTCGGCCTGACCTTCGGCGACCGCCACCGTGCCGAGGACCTCGTCCAGGAGACCCTCTTCCGCGCCTGGAAGCACCCCGAGGCGCTGGAGAGCGCCCACGCCTCCATGCGGCCCTGGCTGTACACCGTGGGCCGGCGCCTCGCCATCGACGCCCGGCGGGCCCGCCAGGTGCGCCCCGCCGAGGTCGGGCCGGACGCCCTGGAGTTCTCCCCGGCCGCCGACGACCGCACCGAGCAGGCCGTCGCCGTCCTCGACGTCCGCGAAGCCCTGCGATTACTCAGCCCCGAGCACCGCGCCGTGCTCGTACAGATCTACTTCCGCGGGGCCTCGGTCTGCGAGGCCGCCGAGGCGCTCGGAGTGCCGCCCGGGACCGTGAAGTCCCGTACCTACTACGCCTTGCGGGCACTGCGCGCCGTCATGCCCGGCTACGGCCCCGGCGCCCCCGACGCACGGGCCGCCGCCTGAGCCGCCACCGCAGCCCGCGAGCGGACCTGCAGCTTCGCCAGGATGTGCGACACGTGCGTCTGCACCGTCCGCCGGGAGAGGAACAGCGCACTCGCGATCTCCGGATTGGAGCGGCCCTGCGCCACCAGCAGCGCCACCTTCAGCTCGGCCGGGGTCAGCGCCTCCCAGCCGTTCGCCGGCCGCCGCCGCGCCGACCGGCTGCCCCGGCGCACCCCCAGGCTCCGCAGCCGGGCATCGGCCCGGGCCACGTCCCACCGCGCCCCGAGGTCCTCGTACGCCGCCACCGCGCGGGTCAGCGCCGACCGCGACCCGGCCAGGTCGCCGTGCCAGGCCCGCGCCACCGCCAGGTCCTCCAGCGTGTGTCCCAGCATCAGCGGCCACCCGCCGCGCTCCCCGAGCAGCACCGCCTCCGCCAGCAGGTCCGGATCCTGCGCGAACAGGCCCCGGCAGCGCAGCAGCGCCAGCGCCGGACCCGGATGGTCCGGCAGCGCCGCCGCGATGCGCCCGCACGCCGCCACCGCCTCCCGCGCCGTGCCGCTCTCCCCGCTCTCCAGGGCCAGCCGGACGATCTCCGACAGCACCCAGGGCCGCTCGTACGACACCAGGTCCTCCGCTGCCTCCGCGCCGTCCGTCGGCCCGGGCCGCAGCGCGCGCAGCGCGTCGGCCGGGCGGCCGTCCCGCTCCGCCAACAGGGCCCGCGCCAGCTGGACGTGGGAGGCGTACCGGCGTGCCCCGGGCGTGGCGAAGGCGTCGTCCGGCAGGCCCGCGAGCTCCGCCTGCGCCGCCTCCCGCTCGCCGCGGTGGCCCAGCACCAGCGCCCGCAGCCCGTGCACCACCACCGGCAGCCAGCCGTCGGACACCGGAAGACCGCACGCCCGGGCCACCGCGGACAGGGCCTCGTCCCAGTCGCCGAGCCGGTAGTGGAACTCGGCGAGCCGGGCCTCGGTCACCACCAGCCGCCCCGTGGAGCCGGTCGCGGCCGCCAGCTCCCGTGCCTCCCGCAGGGCGGCGGCCACGATCTCCGGCTCGTCGAAGCGCATGTGGCCCTCCGCCTGGTTCGCCAGCAGCAGCAACCGCATGTCGTTGGCGGCCGGGCTGCGCCGCGCGCAGACGATCCCCTCCGCGACCTGGTGCAGCGAGTCCCGGCCGCGGCCCAGGTGGAACAGCGCGTACGACAGGGCGTGATGGGCCTCCGCCGCGCACAGCGGATCGGCCAGCCGCCGCGCCCGCGCCACCAGCGGCCCGGCCAGCGCGAAGGCCTCGGCCGCCCGGTGCAGATCGGCCAGCGCCAGCACCCGGCAGGCTTCCAGCCTGAGCCGCCAGGCCGCCGAGGGGAACTCCTCGGCCAGGGCCCGCTCGGTGACGTCCAGGGAGCGGGCCATGTCCCCCTGGATCATCAGGGCCGACACCAGTTTGAAGTCCACCGCCGCCCGCCGGTCGGGATCCGCGGTCCGGGCCCGCAGCGCCTCGAGGAGACCCGCCGACTCCGGGCGGCGCAGCATCAGGGCCGCGTCCGCCAGCTGCTCCTCCAGCGCCTCCCGCGTCCGCGGCTCCCGCGGGTCGCCCTG is a genomic window containing:
- a CDS encoding GuaB1 family IMP dehydrogenase-related protein, translated to MDPSIDWDVQHVRFLNDQKPPYDLTYDDVFMVPSRSAVGSRQAVDLSAPDGTGTTIPLVVANMTAIAGRRMAETVARRGGIVVIPQDIPIEIVTDVISWVKTRHHVLDTPITLAPTQTVADALSLLPKRAHGAGVVVDDEGRPIGVVTDHDLTGVDRFTQLSEVMSKELLLIDADIDPREAFNKLDAGHRKLAPAVDKDGKLVGILTRKGALRATLYTPATDAGGKLRIAAAVGINGDFAAKAKQLLDAGVDTLVIDTAHGHQESMINAIKAVRALDPQVPIVAGNIVAAEGVRDLIEAGADIIKVGVGPGAMCTTRMMTGVGRPQFSAVLECAAEAKKYGKHVWADGGVRHPRDVAMALAAGASNVMIGSWFAGTYESPGDLQQSADGRLYKESFGMASARAVQNRTSEESAYDRARKGLFEEGISTSRMFLDPARPGVEDLIDSIIAGVRSSCTYAGAGSLAEFEEKAVVGVQSAAGYAEGKPLHASWS
- a CDS encoding sigma-70 family RNA polymerase sigma factor, giving the protein MTSTSTAVTSTSTLPRHTDAHALARLHKEHGKALYAFLLGLTFGDRHRAEDLVQETLFRAWKHPEALESAHASMRPWLYTVGRRLAIDARRARQVRPAEVGPDALEFSPAADDRTEQAVAVLDVREALRLLSPEHRAVLVQIYFRGASVCEAAEALGVPPGTVKSRTYYALRALRAVMPGYGPGAPDARAAA
- a CDS encoding XdhC family protein translates to MLDIADELRAWCAARREFALATVVAVSGSAPRGPGASLAVDDRGTALGSISGGCVESAVHELCLDAIESGEGGLHRFGYSDDDAFAVGLTCGGVLDVLVTPVRGGDPVRPVLGSVLDAAAGGTRAALARVVSGPPSQLGRALAVHADGSYEGGLGGGAALDREAAERVRALLLAGRTGTAELGTAGGLCGEPLTLLVESAAEPPRLIVYGAIDFAAALARMGAFLGHRVTVCDARPVFATPARFPGADEVIVDWPHRHLAAEWDAGRLDSRTAVCVLTHDAKFDVPLLSLALRLPLTYVGAMGSRRTHAERVERLRAEGVPQEALDRLRSPIGLDLGGGTPEETALAIAAEFTAVRHGGSALPLVAGRRPIHRRRTKVP
- a CDS encoding ATP-binding protein; the protein is MASCDRRDVTGRTADVRVGREQHHEELREWVRGGAEGGGGCLTVEGEPGAGRTAFVREALAQAAALGCRVRYAAADALAVDLPLRAVLDCVHPAGPARASVVGLLREAEAATEPGGALLAAMDLLTARVEEWCAQRPLLLVLDDAHWADAASLLLWRRLAGTAAAGRLPLMLAATRRPLPRRPGAERLCAAVGGRTVRLEPLTAAESAELVRDLVGAPPGPRLREAAEQAGGNPRLLRELLAQWSGLVRVEAGCAELSVPVAELPAPPASLGRGLDWLPRPARTTLRHAALLGPAFTAHELALVQARPARELLAGLEEPLAAGLLEDTGDLLRFRHPALRRVLSAETPGALRTALHQDAARAFSQAGLDPARTAGQLVRAGRLSPWAVRWLADAAPALIAAAPGAAAELLERAIAQGDPREPRTREALEEQLADAALMLRRPESAGLLEALRARTADPDRRAAVDFKLVSALMIQGDMARSLDVTERALAEEFPSAAWRLRLEACRVLALADLHRAAEAFALAGPLVARARRLADPLCAAEAHHALSYALFHLGRGRDSLHQVAEGIVCARRSPAANDMRLLLLANQAEGHMRFDEPEIVAAALREARELAAATGSTGRLVVTEARLAEFHYRLGDWDEALSAVARACGLPVSDGWLPVVVHGLRALVLGHRGEREAAQAELAGLPDDAFATPGARRYASHVQLARALLAERDGRPADALRALRPGPTDGAEAAEDLVSYERPWVLSEIVRLALESGESGTAREAVAACGRIAAALPDHPGPALALLRCRGLFAQDPDLLAEAVLLGERGGWPLMLGHTLEDLAVARAWHGDLAGSRSALTRAVAAYEDLGARWDVARADARLRSLGVRRGSRSARRRPANGWEALTPAELKVALLVAQGRSNPEIASALFLSRRTVQTHVSHILAKLQVRSRAAVAAQAAARASGAPGP